The following DNA comes from Flavisolibacter ginsenosidimutans.
CGATAAAGCAAGCGAAGGAAAGATAAACGCTTACATAAGCCAACGGTATCGAACACAAACAAGCCGCTACGCCAATGTAGTTTTTTGTGCGGGCTTTGAGTGTTACGCGGTAAATCTTAGTGGTTAAGCGTTTGTCGCGGTCTTTGTACACAAGACCTTTGCGAAGCGAATAAGACCGCATCCGCGCAAAAGCAAAAGTGGTCATCAGCATGATAAAACCATAAAAAGCCACTGCGTCCGGTATCAACGGAGCGTCGCCCACAAAAGCCGTGGACAAAGGGATAAGGCTGACCCAGAACAGGAAGAAAAGATTTTGGAGCAAAAGGCGTTCGTCGGTTTTTTCGAGCAAGTGGTACATGTGGTGGTGATTGATCCAGAAAATTCCCACCATCATAAAACTGAACGTGTAGGTGATAAAATAAGGCAAGAGCAAATAAAGGCTGAGCCGGATACTCCTTTCGGTTCCGTGCTTGGAGAAATCAGGAATTTTTAGCGAGAGTACCATGATGGTGATGACGATGGACATCACGCAATCGCTAAAAGCCTCTACCCTTGTAGTACCGATTTTCATTTATGGATGTGCTATAATTATTGCGCCAAAGGTCCATTCCGCGCTTCTCATCGGAAAGATCACGATGGGCCGGTTCAGACCAATTGGCTGCAACCGCGGATGTCGCTGTTGTCAAGCCTCCCCAAAACTTCAAAGCTTCCATCGGGGTGAAACCGGCCACGGTCATCAGTGGCAATAAAACTGCACGAATAAATATTCGCGAGGTCAATCATGTTAATGGCTCCCGAGCGGGCCGAATAAGAAAGCGGATCGGTCTCTTCGCGCAGAAAAACTTTCATCCACGGCGGCGTTTTGTAAAAGCCATTGACGGCATAAGCCTGCGACAGCAGTTCGGTCATACCGTATTCCGAATGAATTTCATTCAACGAAAAAGCCTGCCTCAATTCGTCGTACAGTTCAGTTTTTGTCAACTCTTTTTTGCGTCCTTTCATGCCGCCGGTTTCAATGATGGTGGTGTGCTTTAACGGCAAGGAATCCGTTTCCGCAAAATCAAGCAAAGCATAACTCACGCCAAACAAAATTGTTTCTTGTGCGGCTGCTTCAAGAGATTCAAGGGTTGCCTTCAACTTTTCGTGCTCGTACAAATAAAAACCGCTCATCGGATGATTGCTACGCTTGATTAATTTTTCCACCATGTACACCAACGAAGAATCGCCGCGCTCAAGATAAGAAGGCAGAAGTCCCAGCACACAGAGGCTTTCGGGCTTGCCGTAAAATTGTTCAAAGCACCGGAGAAAACTTTCTTCGTAAAGCGAAAGGTCTTTCACCAAATGTTGGCTGGTATTATTGCCCGTAGTGCCGCTGCTTTTAAAAACAGCCTGTGGCGAAAATGAGCCTGAAACAATTTCTTTTGTTTTAAAAAATTGAATGGGCAGAAACGGAATGTCCTCAATTGCGTTAACGTTTTCTGGTGTGCGCCGAAGGGCTTTGCAAAACGAGTTGTAAACAATGTTGGTGAAAAATTGAAACCGGAAAATTTCCAAGGCAATTTGAGAGAAGTCTTTTTCGTTTTGAATGGCGAACACCGCTTTTCGCAAGTCATTTTCTTTCGGTAGTTCAAAACCCATCGTGTAAATTTGAGAAGGAAAACAATTATGAAACGAATCCTTTTTTTTACGGTTCTTGCCGGTTTGTTTGCCGCGTGCAACAAAGATAAATTCAAAACCGTGCCCCAGGTTAGCGTCACGTCTTTTGGCCCAGGCGAAGTGGTGAAAGGACAGATCATCACCTGGAAAGCCAGCGTCACCGACAAAGAAGGCGACGTACAAGACTCGGTGATTTTTTACCGTAAAATTTTTAACGCTACTACAGACGTTCTGCTGTCAACCGACAGTTCCGTTCGCGGCACGCTTGCCACTTTTGGCATTCCTTCTAAAACGCAGGAATTTGAATTGCAACTGCAATTGAGTTACGGCGAGCAAGTAGATGGCTACCAACTGCAGAACAACGGCTCCGGCGTTGACCGCAAGCTTTCTATTGGCGTTTATGTGAAAGACAAAGCCGGCAACCGCAGCGAGTTTGCCGAGTCGGGTAAAATTCTCCTGAAAAAGATCTGATCCTTGTTCAAAAAAATTTTTGATTTTTTCGTTTTCACCAGCCTTTTTATTGCGTGTTGCGCCGTGTTGATGGTTTATCAAACCGGCCTTCTTTTTCATGTTCAGTTTCCTTTTGCTCTTTATGCCTTTGTTTTTTCGGGCTCCGTATGCAGCTATAATTTTCATTGGTATTTAACGCCGCCCGATGTTACCGAAGAATCTTATAAAGTGAAATGGAACATCAGCAACCGGCCGCTGCATCTTGTTCTTTTCATTCTTGGACTTTTGGGTGCTGCGTTCACGTCGTTTTTATTGCTTAAACATTGGATGTGGCTTGGCGTTACCGCCTTTTTGACTTTTCTTTATTCGGCGCCGAAAATAGATCATCCGCTAACTACCTGGCTGCGCCGGATTGCGGTTGGAAAAACTATTTTTCTTGCGGCTTCCTGGGCGCACATTACTTCAATGTTGCCGTTGTTGGTGGTACAGGGAGGTGTTTCTTTTGCGCAAGTATTGTTTGTCGCCAACCGTTTCTTTTTTATTTATGCCATTTGCATCGTGTTTGACCGCAGGGACGTGGAAGAAGACCGCAAGGCCGGCATCAAAAGTCTCATTACGTATTTTGATGCAAAGGGAATTGACCGCCTGTTTTGGGCCTCGATGCTCCTGACTTTGTTGACGTCTCTCTTGTTATTGAAATGGCTTTCTGTAAGCGATGTTATTATCTTGCTAATCCCGGCTTTTATCATGAGTTTGCTTTACCAAAAAAGCAAGCAAACCTCGTCGGATTATTTATACTATTTTTTGCTTGACGGCCTGATGGCGCTTTCCGCTCCAATACTCATTTTGCTTAGATTTGCCCGATAATTTTTGAGCATGGCTAAAGCAAAAAAGAATTCTTCGGTTTTGACAGATGAGTCCCTGAATTTCTTTCGCAATTATATCAACACCCCTTCTCCGGTTGGCTTTGAAGCCACCGGCCAGCGTTTGTGGATAGATTATATCCGCTCTTATGTTGACGATGTTTTCACCGATCCGTACGGAACAGCAGTAGGCGTTATCAATCCCAAGGCAGAATTTAAAGTAGTGATTGAGGCACACGTGGACGAGATCAGTTGGTTTGTCAATTACATCACCAACGAAGGCTTGCTTTACCTCAAACGCAACGGCGGCGTGGACCATCAGATTGCGCCGGGACAACGCGTCATCATTCACGGGAAAAAAGGCCCGGTGAAAGCCGTCTTTGGCTGGCCGGCTATTCACACCCGCATCAGCGCACCGGATAAAGAACCTGTTGCAAAAATTGAAAACCTGTTTTTGGACTGCGGTGCCCGCAGCAAAAAAGAACTGGAAGATTTGGGCGTTCGCGTAGGCAGTGTGGTCACTTACCGTGATGGCTTTGACGAACTGGCGAACGATTATTATATCGGTCGTGCCTTTGACAATCGCGTGGGCGGTTTTATGATTGCCGAAGTAGCAAGGCTAGTTAAAGAGGCCAACAAAAAATTGCCTTTCGGCTTATACGTCATCAATGCCGTGCAGGAAGAAATTGGTTTGCGCGGTGCGGAGATGATTGCGCGACGCATCAAGCCAAACGTTGCCATCATAACCGACGTTACACACGATACGACAACGCCCATGATCAACAAAATGATTGAAGGCGATACGGCTTGCGGCAAAGGCCCTTCACTTTCGTACGGACCCGCGGTGCACAACAAGTTGCTGCAATTGGTAGAAGACGTTGCGGAGAAAGCAAATATTCCTGTACAACTGCGAACCGTTTCGCGCAGCACCGGCACGGATACCGATTCCTTTGCTTATGCTAACGACGGCTGCCCTTCTGTGTTAATTTCTATTCCCTTGCGCTACATGCACACAACGGTGGAAATGTTGCACCGAAGCGACATTGAAAACACCATTCGTCTTATGTACGAAACAGTGCTCACACTAACACCCAAGACAAACCTCAGCTATTTTTCATGACGCAGTTTTTGTTATACGTAGATCCCGGAAGCGGCAGTTATTTGATACAGGCGGTGGTAGCTGCCGTTACCGGTTTTCTTTTTTTCTTCAAGAACATTCGCATGTACCTGCGCGATAAATTCTCCCGACTTTTTGGCAAAAAGAAAACGGATGAATGAAGACAAGCCTCAACGCCATCCGTCTTCTTACCGCGATCCATCAGGGTTTGTTTTTACGTATCAAAATCAACTTTACAGGCAAGTCAATAAATGTTTTTCCGCTGACTTTGAAACCTTTGTTCGCAGCGGTTTGTATCAATCCTTGGTTGACCAAAAGTTTTTAATTCCGCACAAAGTTGTTCCGCAAAATTTTACCGGCGATGAAGCCTGGTTTGCAACGCTGAAGCCCGAACGCATCGAACGCATCTCTTATCCTTACGAATGGAGTTTTTCGATGCTGAAAGATGCGGCTTTGCTGACTTTGCAACTTGCGTTGAAGGCACTGGAAAAGGACATGATTTTAAAGGATGCCTCACCGTACAATGTTCAATTTTACAAAGGCAGGGCCGTGTTCATTGACACGCTTTCGTTTGAAAATTACAAAGAGGGCGAACCGTGGATTGCGTACCGTCAGTTTTGCGAAAATTTTTTGGCGCCGTTGTCGTTGATGCATTACGTTGGCTTGCCCTTGCAAGGGTTGTTTCTTGCGTATCCTGACGGCATTCCGTTGTTGCTGGCAAAAAAACTATTGCCGTTTAAAAGCAAGCTGAATGCGCTTTTGTACCTGCATCTTCATTTGCACGCAAGCCTTTCAGCAAAGGAAGTAAAGCAGGAAAGAAAAACCATTTTATCCAAACAGAAACTAATTAATCTGCTGAAAGGTTTGCAATCGCTCGTTTCTTCTTTTCGTTTTGATAAATACGAAAACGTTTGGGGCAAGTATTACGAAGAAGCCGAAACACGGCCGGGTTATCTGGACGAAAAGAAAACCGTGATTTCTTCCTGGCTTTCGAACCTGGCTGATGCAAAATCGGTGATTGACATCGGCGGCAACAAGGGTGAATTTTCTTTGCTGGCTGCAACGCCGGAACGCACGGTGATTTGCGCTGATGGCGAGCACCACGCTATCGAACGATTGTACCAGCAAACAAAAGAACAAAGCATCACCAACGTTCTTCCGCTTTGCATTGACTTTACAAACCCCTCTCCAGCCATAGGTGTAAACAATAAGGAACGTTCGTCCTTTTTTGAACGGGCTTCTTCGGATTTGGCAATGGCACTTGCTCTTGTGCATCATCTTGCCATCGGAAAAAATATTTCTTTCGACCTGATTGCTGAAATGTGTGCGCAATTAGGCAAAACGCTAATCATTGAATTTGTGACGAGAGAAGACGAAAAAGTGCAACTGTTGCTTCGTTACAAAAAAGACATTTACGATTGGTACACGGAAGAAAACTTTCAAGCCGCTTTTTCAAAACATTTCAAAGTGATAGAAAGACGGTTGTTAACGACGTCCTCCCGAATCCTCTATTTAATGAAAGGATTATGAGGTTCAGGCTCCATCTTACACTTGCTTTCCCTCGTCAATGTTTTCGCGTGGGTTGAATGCGGAATCAAACCAGCATTTATTGCTGTTACCCGATTCAACGTTTGGCTTGAAGGACACACGATTGTTATTTTCCCAGGCCGCTTAATTTGTTCAGCGCCACGGTTAAACCAAGTTGATTAAAACTCACGCCGCGTTGATAGCTTGTCCGTGCATACTGTATTTGCAGCTTGCTGAATTTAATGTGCAGTCCTGCGGAAAAGCCCGTTAAGCCGTTTGCCGCGCCGGATGTTGATAATTCCTGCCGGCGAAGATGATTGTAACCAATAGTAGCTTCTAAATTTTGCCCGATATAAACGTGTGTTGCCAGCACAAAATGATTGAAGATTTTGTCAAAGGACGAAGGCGAAGAAAAGCTGTTGTCGTTGTTAAAAGCAACGTCGTTATACGTTAAGTTAAACCGGTGAAGGTGATGCACGGTAAATGAAAATGCGAATGGTGCGTTGCTCAGCCGTTTACTGATGCCGGCCTCCAAATCAAAAGGCAAATCTTCCGCAACACCGGTGTATGTTTTTAATTGAGTGCCCATGTTTTTTGCAAGAAAGGAAGCGGTAAAGCGATTGGCTGAATCGGTATAAAGCAGGCCTGCATCAAGAGCTATTGCATTGGAGGAATAAGGCGGATAAGAGGACTGAATAAATTTTATTGCAGTGCCGTAGGTCCATCGCTCCAGGTATTTTTTTGCGGCCGAAACTTGCACCACAAAATCTGCCGGATGAAAAGAGCCGGAAATATTTCCGGCTGCATCCGTTGCAGGAATTGAGCCGTAATCAACGTAAGAAACATGACCGCCAAAACTTGTGTTTAATCGTTGCGAATAATAAGCGCCTGTTAAGCTGTAATTTTTTATACCGGCTAAAAAAGAATTGAACGAAACATTGAGCTGCGTCGTTAATGATTGTTGCAAGAAAGCCGGATTGTTTGCCGCAAGGCTCACGTCATTCGCGTTGTACGAAACGTTCACACCACCGGCTGCGGTTAGCAAAGGTGAAGAAGGCAGGTTCAAAAAATTATAGGCTGCATTGCCACCCAGGGTTTGTGCGAATGAAAACGAAGAAAGGAAAACCAAGATTAACAGGATTGATAAAGATTGATAAGGAGAAAAGAACTTTTCGATCTTATAATTTCCCATCATTTCTTCAATCTCTTTAATCGGAAAATCTTAGTTCTCTATCGCCAAATCAATCACTTCCTTCATCATTTTCACGTAATGAAAGCGGACGCCTTTAATGTAATCGGGATTGATTTCCTGCACGTCTTTTTCGTTTTGCCAGCAAAGAATAAGGTCTTTCAATCCGGCGCGTTTTGCGGCCAAAACTTTTTCTTTGATGCCACCTACGGGTAACACCTGGCCTCGCAAAGTAATCTCACCCGTCATGCCTAAATAAGGCTTTATTTTTTTTCCGGTGAAGGCTGAAGCAAGAGCGGTCAACATCGTTACGCCTGCGCTCGGACCATCCTTTGGCACAGCACCTTCGGGCACGTGAATGTGAATGGTTTTCTTCTCCAAAAGCTTCGGATCAATGCCGAACTTTTTTGCGTTGGCGCTTAAGTAAGACAAGGCTGTAACGGCGCTTTCTTTCATTACTTCACCAAGG
Coding sequences within:
- a CDS encoding TMEM175 family protein; amino-acid sequence: MKIGTTRVEAFSDCVMSIVITIMVLSLKIPDFSKHGTERSIRLSLYLLLPYFITYTFSFMMVGIFWINHHHMYHLLEKTDERLLLQNLFFLFWVSLIPLSTAFVGDAPLIPDAVAFYGFIMLMTTFAFARMRSYSLRKGLVYKDRDKRLTTKIYRVTLKARTKNYIGVAACLCSIPLAYVSVYLSFACFIVTPVLFFIPDGIDDEALAEKIAEKNG
- a CDS encoding LuxE/PaaK family acyltransferase — its product is MGFELPKENDLRKAVFAIQNEKDFSQIALEIFRFQFFTNIVYNSFCKALRRTPENVNAIEDIPFLPIQFFKTKEIVSGSFSPQAVFKSSGTTGNNTSQHLVKDLSLYEESFLRCFEQFYGKPESLCVLGLLPSYLERGDSSLVYMVEKLIKRSNHPMSGFYLYEHEKLKATLESLEAAAQETILFGVSYALLDFAETDSLPLKHTTIIETGGMKGRKKELTKTELYDELRQAFSLNEIHSEYGMTELLSQAYAVNGFYKTPPWMKVFLREETDPLSYSARSGAINMIDLANIYSCSFIATDDRGRFHPDGSFEVLGRLDNSDIRGCSQLV
- a CDS encoding UbiA family prenyltransferase produces the protein MFKKIFDFFVFTSLFIACCAVLMVYQTGLLFHVQFPFALYAFVFSGSVCSYNFHWYLTPPDVTEESYKVKWNISNRPLHLVLFILGLLGAAFTSFLLLKHWMWLGVTAFLTFLYSAPKIDHPLTTWLRRIAVGKTIFLAASWAHITSMLPLLVVQGGVSFAQVLFVANRFFFIYAICIVFDRRDVEEDRKAGIKSLITYFDAKGIDRLFWASMLLTLLTSLLLLKWLSVSDVIILLIPAFIMSLLYQKSKQTSSDYLYYFLLDGLMALSAPILILLRFAR
- a CDS encoding M42 family metallopeptidase, translated to MAKAKKNSSVLTDESLNFFRNYINTPSPVGFEATGQRLWIDYIRSYVDDVFTDPYGTAVGVINPKAEFKVVIEAHVDEISWFVNYITNEGLLYLKRNGGVDHQIAPGQRVIIHGKKGPVKAVFGWPAIHTRISAPDKEPVAKIENLFLDCGARSKKELEDLGVRVGSVVTYRDGFDELANDYYIGRAFDNRVGGFMIAEVARLVKEANKKLPFGLYVINAVQEEIGLRGAEMIARRIKPNVAIITDVTHDTTTPMINKMIEGDTACGKGPSLSYGPAVHNKLLQLVEDVAEKANIPVQLRTVSRSTGTDTDSFAYANDGCPSVLISIPLRYMHTTVEMLHRSDIENTIRLMYETVLTLTPKTNLSYFS
- a CDS encoding SAM-dependent methyltransferase, translated to MNEDKPQRHPSSYRDPSGFVFTYQNQLYRQVNKCFSADFETFVRSGLYQSLVDQKFLIPHKVVPQNFTGDEAWFATLKPERIERISYPYEWSFSMLKDAALLTLQLALKALEKDMILKDASPYNVQFYKGRAVFIDTLSFENYKEGEPWIAYRQFCENFLAPLSLMHYVGLPLQGLFLAYPDGIPLLLAKKLLPFKSKLNALLYLHLHLHASLSAKEVKQERKTILSKQKLINLLKGLQSLVSSFRFDKYENVWGKYYEEAETRPGYLDEKKTVISSWLSNLADAKSVIDIGGNKGEFSLLAATPERTVICADGEHHAIERLYQQTKEQSITNVLPLCIDFTNPSPAIGVNNKERSSFFERASSDLAMALALVHHLAIGKNISFDLIAEMCAQLGKTLIIEFVTREDEKVQLLLRYKKDIYDWYTEENFQAAFSKHFKVIERRLLTTSSRILYLMKGL
- the porQ gene encoding type IX secretion system protein PorQ produces the protein MVFLSSFSFAQTLGGNAAYNFLNLPSSPLLTAAGGVNVSYNANDVSLAANNPAFLQQSLTTQLNVSFNSFLAGIKNYSLTGAYYSQRLNTSFGGHVSYVDYGSIPATDAAGNISGSFHPADFVVQVSAAKKYLERWTYGTAIKFIQSSYPPYSSNAIALDAGLLYTDSANRFTASFLAKNMGTQLKTYTGVAEDLPFDLEAGISKRLSNAPFAFSFTVHHLHRFNLTYNDVAFNNDNSFSSPSSFDKIFNHFVLATHVYIGQNLEATIGYNHLRRQELSTSGAANGLTGFSAGLHIKFSKLQIQYARTSYQRGVSFNQLGLTVALNKLSGLGK